In a single window of the Anaerotruncus rubiinfantis genome:
- a CDS encoding MFS transporter translates to MEAISAKRQAKFDAVSFEPDAKVPLRDKWCLGLTGLATNGPWVIFGYFLTYFYTDVLGMSGVLAGSLMMFARVFDAITDLIIGWCIDHFNLKWGKYRSWVLFSIPIQFILFIMVFTALPDTSSTLQMVVACVGYGCYGAIGSTLCFIPMNCQVTNTARNQTERASIAAIKGFTKNAGKLIVVACFLPLVNFFGGGSLSRGFFIAAIMFSAIYVAPVIWTFFASEKYELNADGSYREHLRDLRVEKGETVSFGQQVSDLVRNRPAMVTVVSTFLLYILDGIRSGTTVYLYNNYFERPELASIALFFNAGCAIAGSFCIQYFIRLFKDSNRAYIFTMVTGAGMYLAWFGIICAVGREQAGQMMGLGQPLFILYALCGFMQGAHLVFPDVMLPQAVDYGQWKYDRNQAGFIFASYGFCLTIGGAIGGGLLGFMLDGIGYSAGADMAESVLKGLLLIGVLLPSILTLVQAFVQSLTGLNDKKHAQCVKEIAERKHDA, encoded by the coding sequence ATGGAAGCAATATCTGCAAAAAGACAAGCGAAATTCGATGCCGTTAGCTTTGAACCGGATGCAAAGGTTCCGCTCAGAGATAAGTGGTGCCTCGGTCTGACCGGCCTTGCCACAAACGGCCCTTGGGTGATCTTTGGTTACTTCCTGACCTACTTTTATACGGATGTGCTGGGCATGTCCGGCGTTCTGGCAGGTTCCCTTATGATGTTTGCTCGCGTATTCGACGCAATCACCGACCTTATCATCGGTTGGTGCATCGACCACTTCAATCTGAAGTGGGGCAAATACCGCTCCTGGGTTCTCTTCTCCATTCCGATCCAATTCATCCTCTTTATTATGGTGTTCACCGCATTGCCTGACACGAGTTCTACGCTCCAGATGGTGGTTGCATGCGTGGGTTATGGCTGCTACGGCGCGATCGGTTCGACCCTGTGCTTCATACCGATGAACTGCCAGGTCACCAACACCGCCCGCAACCAGACCGAGCGCGCCTCGATCGCGGCGATCAAGGGCTTCACCAAGAACGCCGGCAAGCTGATCGTTGTGGCCTGCTTCCTCCCGCTGGTCAATTTCTTTGGGGGCGGAAGCCTGAGCCGTGGTTTCTTCATTGCGGCAATTATGTTCTCCGCCATCTATGTGGCTCCCGTCATCTGGACCTTCTTTGCCAGTGAAAAATACGAGCTGAACGCGGATGGCTCCTACCGTGAGCACCTGCGTGACCTGAGAGTGGAAAAAGGCGAAACGGTCAGCTTTGGCCAGCAGGTCAGCGACCTCGTCCGCAACCGTCCCGCGATGGTGACCGTTGTCTCCACCTTCCTGCTTTACATTCTGGACGGTATCCGTTCCGGCACCACCGTTTATCTTTACAACAATTACTTCGAGCGTCCGGAACTGGCCTCGATCGCCCTGTTCTTCAACGCGGGCTGCGCGATCGCCGGTTCGTTCTGTATCCAGTATTTCATCCGGCTGTTTAAGGATTCCAACCGCGCATACATCTTCACAATGGTCACCGGAGCCGGTATGTACCTGGCGTGGTTCGGCATTATCTGCGCCGTTGGACGCGAGCAGGCCGGACAGATGATGGGCCTTGGACAGCCCCTGTTCATCCTGTATGCGCTGTGCGGCTTTATGCAGGGCGCGCACCTGGTATTCCCGGATGTCATGCTGCCGCAGGCGGTTGACTACGGCCAGTGGAAATATGACCGCAACCAGGCGGGCTTCATCTTCGCGAGCTATGGCTTCTGCCTGACCATCGGCGGCGCGATTGGCGGCGGCCTGCTGGGCTTCATGCTCGACGGAATCGGCTATAGCGCCGGTGCGGACATGGCGGAATCGGTCCTCAAAGGACTGCTGTTGATCGGCGTCCTGCTGCCGTCGATCCTGACCCTTGTACAGGCGTTTGTTCAGAGCCTTACCGGCCTGAATGATAAAAAGCATGCCCAGTGCGTCAAGGAGATCGCTGA
- a CDS encoding aspartate aminotransferase family protein encodes MSKYLDWSDYAAIHAQAGEIMKHRKKLKRSAIDRYEKWFDTNCATSKKQYEAAQKVIPGGIQHNLANNHPFPISIDKAEGPYLYDVDGNRYYDLLMAGGPVILGNNYLHKECTEFINEKGPLSGLYSDYERKLAELINQYFPSCEMFRMLGSGTEADIIGIRLARAFTGKRELIRIRGGYHGWSDQLIYNASEAPDGLDCMNGIPVDCFKSTHCVEPNDVEALEAQFIANEKLGGTAAFIMEPLGQDSGAVPLTPAYHKAAKELCKKYNALLIYDEVVTAFRLGMGGAQAQFGTKPDLTIFGKIIGGGYPCAGGIGGRREIMEMLAAGINKDRSKKVRVGGTLSANPLTAYAGCCTINELARLNAHPQMAAAADKFMKEIALLTEKYDIPALIFNHQTILHIDVAASQHIPTFYKPGDPEAARQQKEASQCVMEFAMALAAEGIIISGGGKTYICYESIPLMDEVLERYDRVFREFE; translated from the coding sequence ATGTCAAAGTATCTGGATTGGTCCGATTACGCCGCAATCCATGCCCAGGCCGGCGAAATCATGAAACATCGCAAAAAGCTGAAAAGAAGCGCGATCGACCGCTATGAGAAATGGTTCGACACCAACTGCGCAACGTCCAAAAAGCAATATGAGGCCGCGCAGAAGGTCATTCCGGGCGGCATACAGCATAACCTTGCCAATAACCATCCCTTTCCGATTTCGATCGATAAAGCGGAAGGCCCATACCTTTACGATGTGGATGGAAACCGCTATTATGACCTTTTGATGGCCGGCGGTCCTGTCATCCTGGGTAACAATTACCTCCACAAGGAATGCACCGAATTTATCAATGAAAAAGGGCCGCTGAGCGGACTTTACAGCGATTATGAGCGCAAGCTCGCTGAACTGATCAACCAGTATTTCCCCTCCTGTGAAATGTTCCGCATGCTCGGTTCCGGCACCGAGGCCGACATCATCGGCATCCGTCTGGCGCGTGCCTTCACGGGAAAGCGGGAACTCATCCGTATCCGCGGCGGATATCACGGCTGGAGCGACCAGCTCATTTATAATGCGAGCGAAGCACCCGACGGACTGGACTGCATGAACGGCATCCCCGTCGACTGCTTCAAGAGCACCCACTGTGTGGAGCCCAACGATGTCGAGGCGCTTGAGGCTCAGTTCATCGCAAATGAAAAGCTGGGCGGTACGGCCGCGTTCATCATGGAACCACTCGGACAGGACAGCGGCGCTGTTCCGCTCACGCCCGCCTATCACAAGGCCGCAAAAGAGCTGTGCAAAAAATATAACGCGCTGCTCATTTATGACGAAGTCGTCACCGCTTTCCGCCTCGGCATGGGCGGCGCGCAGGCCCAGTTCGGAACCAAGCCGGATCTCACTATCTTTGGAAAAATTATCGGCGGCGGCTATCCGTGCGCAGGGGGCATCGGTGGACGCCGTGAAATTATGGAGATGCTTGCGGCGGGTATCAACAAGGATCGTTCAAAGAAAGTGCGCGTGGGCGGCACCCTGTCGGCGAACCCGTTAACCGCTTATGCCGGATGCTGCACCATCAACGAGCTTGCCCGGTTAAACGCACATCCGCAGATGGCCGCGGCTGCGGACAAATTCATGAAGGAAATAGCGCTGCTGACTGAAAAATATGATATTCCCGCGCTGATCTTCAACCATCAGACAATCCTGCATATCGATGTTGCTGCCAGCCAGCATATCCCCACCTTCTACAAGCCCGGCGACCCGGAGGCGGCGCGCCAGCAGAAGGAAGCTTCGCAGTGCGTCATGGAATTTGCAATGGCGCTGGCAGCGGAAGGGATCATTATCTCCGGCGGCGGCAAGACCTATATCTGCTACGAATCCATCCCGCTGATGGACGAGGTGCTTGAGCGCTACGACCGGGTTTTCCGGGAATTCGAGTAA
- a CDS encoding alpha/beta hydrolase, whose protein sequence is MKENLELSMQWDKTFPKSEKVDHQKVTFRNRYGITLAADLYVPKNAKGKLPAIAVSGPFGAVKEQSSGLYAQAMAEKGFLAIAFDPSFTGESGGLPRYVASPDINTEDFQAAVDFLSAQDNADPEKIGTIGICGWGGMALNAAAVDTRIKATVTSTMYDMSRVNAKGYFDLEDSEEVRHEKRRALNAQRTVDYKNGEYARAGGVVDPVPEDAPFFIKDYYDYYKTSRGYHKRSLNSNGGWNVTSSLSFLNMPILQYADEIRSAVLLIHGEKAHSLYFSKDAYAMLKGDNKELMVIPDAVHTDLYDKMEVIPFEKMAAFFEKYMV, encoded by the coding sequence ATGAAAGAGAACCTTGAACTATCGATGCAGTGGGATAAGACCTTTCCCAAAAGCGAAAAGGTCGATCATCAGAAAGTAACATTTCGCAACCGCTATGGCATTACGCTGGCCGCGGATTTGTATGTTCCCAAAAACGCAAAGGGGAAGCTTCCGGCCATTGCGGTGAGCGGTCCGTTTGGCGCGGTAAAGGAACAGTCCTCTGGTCTTTACGCGCAGGCAATGGCAGAAAAGGGCTTTTTGGCCATTGCTTTTGATCCCTCTTTTACAGGCGAGAGCGGCGGGTTGCCCAGATACGTGGCCTCCCCGGACATCAACACAGAGGATTTCCAGGCCGCAGTCGATTTTCTGTCTGCGCAGGACAATGCTGATCCGGAAAAAATCGGGACCATTGGCATCTGCGGCTGGGGCGGAATGGCTTTGAACGCGGCGGCGGTGGATACCAGGATCAAGGCGACGGTAACTTCCACTATGTACGATATGAGCCGGGTCAATGCAAAGGGATATTTTGATTTGGAGGACAGCGAAGAGGTCCGCCATGAAAAACGCAGGGCTCTGAACGCGCAGAGAACTGTAGACTATAAAAACGGGGAATATGCGAGGGCTGGCGGCGTAGTCGATCCTGTGCCGGAGGATGCCCCGTTCTTTATAAAGGACTATTACGACTATTATAAGACTAGCCGGGGCTATCATAAACGCTCTCTGAATTCTAACGGCGGATGGAATGTAACCTCTTCCTTGTCCTTTCTGAACATGCCGATTTTGCAGTATGCGGATGAGATACGCAGCGCTGTATTGTTGATTCATGGCGAAAAAGCGCATTCCCTCTATTTCAGCAAAGATGCTTATGCAATGCTGAAAGGGGACAACAAGGAGCTGATGGTCATTCCAGATGCCGTTCATACCGACCTCTATGATAAAATGGAGGTAATCCCCTTTGAAAAAATGGCGGCATTCTTCGAGAAGTACATGGTTTGA
- a CDS encoding DeoR/GlpR family DNA-binding transcription regulator — MLTIERQEQIKNILLEQKSVSVADLTARFDVSFETIRRDLKVLEKEGFVEKSYGGAILKQRVNNTADFQMLSNIMVEAKQRMAAMALNFISPGDCIYIGFATTCVQIAELLDNIPITVLTSSLEVMNKLSGKKNITLFSTGGAWDARNCAFTGRTAVDNLAQFHLDKAFISCRALSMENGISDKTEAESDMRRRIVESSNEVYLLADNSKFGKMTFVKTCGFERITAVITDKTLSKPWASFLDDLKIAHYDCEHPLESAEDPEK, encoded by the coding sequence ATGCTAACGATTGAACGACAGGAACAGATCAAAAATATACTCCTTGAACAGAAAAGCGTTTCGGTGGCGGATTTGACGGCCCGCTTTGACGTCAGTTTTGAAACGATCCGCAGGGACCTGAAGGTTCTGGAGAAAGAGGGCTTTGTTGAAAAATCTTATGGCGGCGCGATTTTGAAGCAGCGGGTTAACAACACGGCCGATTTCCAAATGCTCTCCAATATCATGGTGGAAGCCAAACAGCGGATGGCTGCGATGGCGCTGAACTTCATCTCGCCGGGCGACTGCATCTATATCGGTTTTGCCACAACCTGCGTGCAGATTGCCGAACTGCTGGACAACATCCCAATCACCGTCCTGACAAGTTCTCTGGAGGTGATGAACAAGCTTTCCGGGAAGAAAAATATCACCCTGTTTTCGACGGGCGGGGCCTGGGACGCCCGTAACTGCGCCTTCACCGGGCGGACCGCGGTGGACAACCTGGCGCAGTTTCATTTGGATAAGGCGTTCATCTCCTGCCGGGCTCTGAGCATGGAGAACGGGATCAGCGACAAGACCGAGGCGGAATCGGATATGCGCCGCAGGATTGTCGAGTCCTCCAACGAGGTTTATCTGCTGGCGGATAATTCCAAATTTGGTAAGATGACCTTTGTGAAAACTTGTGGGTTTGAACGCATTACCGCTGTTATCACGGATAAGACGCTTTCCAAGCCGTGGGCCTCTTTCCTGGACGATTTGAAAATTGCGCATTACGACTGCGAGCACCCTCTTGAAAGCGCAGAAGATCCGGAAAAATAA
- a CDS encoding MerR family transcriptional regulator, producing MYTIGQVSEMFGLPISTLRYYDKEGLFPDIQRISGIRKFGEKEMEAIRVIECLKKSGMEIKDIKRFMQWCVQGSETYPQRRELFIKQKATVEMEIERMNRVLDMLKFKCWYYGEAIKDGNEKRLSCMKPEDMPEEIRQAYENAHK from the coding sequence ATGTATACGATCGGCCAGGTATCCGAGATGTTTGGATTGCCCATCTCCACGCTGCGGTATTATGACAAAGAAGGCCTGTTTCCTGACATACAGCGAATCTCCGGAATCCGCAAGTTTGGTGAAAAAGAGATGGAAGCCATTCGGGTCATTGAATGTCTGAAAAAATCCGGCATGGAGATCAAGGACATCAAACGGTTTATGCAGTGGTGTGTGCAGGGAAGCGAAACTTATCCGCAGCGCAGAGAGCTGTTCATCAAACAGAAAGCAACCGTAGAAATGGAAATTGAGCGGATGAACAGGGTGCTGGATATGCTGAAATTCAAGTGCTGGTATTACGGGGAGGCCATCAAGGACGGGAACGAGAAGCGGCTCAGCTGTATGAAACCAGAGGATATGCCGGAAGAAATCCGTCAGGCATATGAAAACGCCCATAAATAG
- a CDS encoding Glu/Leu/Phe/Val family dehydrogenase — protein sequence MAKAYNPYENMLEVLDEAAKMLGLEENDYIALKHPERELKVSIPVKMDDGSVEVFDGYRVQHSSSRGPCKGGIRYHQEVDMDEVKALAAWMSFKCAVVNIPYGGAKGAVKVDPRKLSKAELERLTRRYTAMILPIIGPERDIPAPDVNTNAEIMGWIMDTYSMFNGRAVPGVVTGKPIEIGGALGRSEATGRGVMIIVNEAIKYLGMHDGGDVRVAVQGMGNVGGVAAQLLHDCGRKIVAVSDISGGYYNPEGLDITAMRKYIAESDSHTLEGYTAPGCRKISNAELIACDCDVLVPCALQNQITGDNADTVKAKLVVEGANGPTTVEGDEILNKRGIPVVPDILANAGGVVVSYFEWVQNIQRLIWDESQTNEMLEGIMLRAFKEVAEAKESKNTTFRMGAHMVAIKRLVAAKKIRGIFPN from the coding sequence ATGGCAAAAGCATATAACCCATATGAAAACATGCTGGAGGTCCTGGACGAAGCGGCAAAAATGCTGGGACTGGAGGAAAATGACTACATCGCGCTCAAACATCCGGAACGGGAACTGAAGGTGTCGATCCCGGTCAAGATGGACGACGGATCGGTGGAGGTTTTCGACGGCTACCGTGTCCAGCACAGCAGTTCCCGCGGCCCGTGCAAGGGCGGCATCCGGTACCATCAGGAAGTGGACATGGACGAAGTCAAGGCGCTGGCGGCCTGGATGAGCTTCAAGTGCGCGGTGGTGAACATCCCCTACGGCGGCGCGAAGGGCGCGGTCAAGGTCGATCCCCGCAAACTCTCGAAGGCGGAGCTTGAGCGCCTGACCCGCCGCTACACCGCGATGATCCTGCCGATCATCGGACCGGAACGCGACATTCCCGCTCCGGACGTCAACACCAACGCCGAAATCATGGGCTGGATCATGGACACCTACAGCATGTTCAACGGCCGGGCGGTACCTGGCGTTGTCACGGGCAAGCCGATCGAGATCGGCGGCGCGCTGGGCAGAAGCGAAGCGACCGGCCGGGGCGTCATGATCATTGTAAACGAGGCGATCAAATACCTGGGCATGCACGACGGAGGCGACGTACGCGTGGCAGTACAGGGCATGGGCAACGTGGGCGGCGTGGCCGCGCAGCTGCTGCATGACTGCGGACGCAAGATCGTGGCGGTCAGCGATATCTCGGGCGGCTACTACAACCCCGAGGGGCTCGACATCACCGCGATGCGCAAATACATTGCCGAAAGCGATTCCCACACCCTCGAGGGATACACCGCTCCTGGCTGCAGGAAGATTTCGAACGCCGAGCTGATCGCCTGCGACTGCGACGTGCTGGTTCCCTGCGCGCTGCAGAACCAGATCACGGGCGACAACGCGGACACGGTCAAGGCGAAGCTTGTGGTCGAAGGCGCGAACGGCCCGACGACGGTTGAGGGCGACGAGATCCTGAACAAACGCGGCATTCCGGTTGTGCCGGACATCCTGGCGAACGCGGGCGGCGTGGTTGTTTCCTACTTCGAGTGGGTCCAGAACATCCAGCGGCTGATCTGGGACGAAAGCCAGACCAACGAGATGCTCGAGGGCATCATGCTCCGGGCCTTCAAGGAAGTTGCCGAAGCCAAGGAGAGCAAGAATACCACCTTTCGCATGGGCGCGCACATGGTTGCCATCAAGCGCCTGGTCGCCGCCAAGAAGATCCGCGGCATCTTCCCCAACTGA
- a CDS encoding sigma 54-interacting transcriptional regulator: protein METLLMSIQKDITQYVGMMSMIFPADVDVADQNLIRVAGTGRFARRIGSSLHSGRVSARVLETGRPIFIKDPEMEPLCQNCLNLSVCKDQCELRVPIKLDMEVIGTLGIASSSPEQYTEIIGRYEQMFVFANHMASLIALKAREVQDQKIRSYDRRVQDQLGNLLMDGVLLLDENNQILYMNQRSEKILGNTLAQLQYLRKIRQLSVQEKTGGDENATVFEIKIRDKRHDLSGKCRQIKGVEDDEIVRVFVFSDIRSRDEAAQQPQAQDKYTFDYLLGASAPWAQAVEACRESAYNTNCILLSGEPGTGKELYAHAIHNESVRRNNRFLRLGRDADVDEMFQKMFPDTENVSGDGLIIRNEMIDGCTFFVDGVETLSPRNQDILLLIIRSSQLNNTKVICSTSANLRRMAQMGDFRYDLLYILEMYTVEIPPLRARGQDVLLFVERHLERYNKLTGKNLTISKQLKEMFLNYSWKGNIREVENVISYIVENSDDDAEVLTPENLPQLILERLRDDKKNAYNLENAEKELIIKALNDFGNNARSKSLVAKELGISSATLYRKLKQYRIQQNMLFE, encoded by the coding sequence GGGCGGTTTGCGCGCAGGATTGGCAGTTCCCTGCACAGCGGGCGTGTCAGCGCCCGGGTGCTTGAAACGGGCCGGCCCATCTTCATCAAAGATCCCGAAATGGAGCCGCTCTGCCAGAACTGCCTGAACCTTTCGGTTTGTAAAGACCAGTGCGAACTGCGGGTGCCAATCAAATTGGATATGGAAGTGATTGGTACGCTGGGGATCGCATCCTCCTCCCCGGAACAGTATACGGAAATCATCGGCCGTTATGAGCAGATGTTTGTTTTTGCAAACCATATGGCGTCGCTGATAGCGCTCAAGGCGCGTGAAGTCCAGGATCAGAAGATCCGGTCGTATGACCGCCGCGTGCAGGACCAGCTCGGCAACCTGCTTATGGACGGCGTGCTGCTTCTGGACGAAAATAATCAGATCCTCTATATGAACCAGCGCAGTGAAAAGATCCTGGGCAACACGCTGGCGCAGCTGCAATACCTGCGTAAAATACGACAGCTTTCTGTTCAGGAAAAGACGGGCGGAGATGAAAACGCCACTGTATTTGAGATTAAAATCCGAGACAAACGTCACGACCTTTCGGGGAAATGCCGCCAGATCAAAGGGGTCGAAGATGACGAGATTGTGCGGGTATTCGTATTCAGCGATATCCGTTCGCGCGACGAGGCCGCCCAGCAGCCGCAGGCGCAGGACAAATACACCTTTGACTATCTGCTTGGCGCGAGCGCTCCCTGGGCACAGGCGGTCGAAGCCTGCCGGGAATCCGCCTACAACACCAACTGCATCCTCCTGAGCGGCGAGCCCGGAACCGGAAAAGAGCTCTACGCCCATGCAATCCACAATGAGAGCGTACGCCGCAACAACCGATTCCTGCGGCTTGGCCGGGACGCGGATGTGGATGAGATGTTCCAGAAAATGTTCCCGGATACGGAAAATGTCAGCGGGGATGGGCTGATCATTCGCAACGAGATGATCGACGGCTGCACTTTTTTTGTGGATGGCGTTGAGACGCTTTCCCCGCGCAACCAGGATATTCTGCTGCTGATCATCCGCAGCAGCCAGCTGAACAATACCAAGGTGATCTGTTCGACCAGTGCGAATCTGCGGCGGATGGCCCAGATGGGAGATTTCCGATACGATCTGCTCTATATCCTGGAGATGTACACTGTTGAGATCCCTCCGCTGCGCGCACGCGGGCAGGACGTACTGCTCTTTGTTGAGCGGCATTTGGAGCGTTACAATAAGCTGACGGGAAAAAATTTGACCATTTCAAAACAGCTCAAGGAGATGTTTCTCAATTATTCCTGGAAAGGCAACATCCGTGAAGTTGAGAATGTCATCTCCTACATTGTGGAGAACAGCGACGACGACGCGGAGGTGCTCACTCCGGAGAACCTGCCGCAGCTGATTCTGGAGCGCCTGCGGGACGACAAGAAGAACGCTTACAACTTGGAAAACGCTGAAAAAGAACTCATCATCAAAGCGCTTAACGACTTTGGCAACAACGCCCGCTCCAAATCGCTTGTGGCCAAAGAACTTGGCATCAGCAGCGCTACGCTGTACCGCAAGCTCAAACAGTACCGCATCCAGCAGAATATGCTGTTTGAATGA
- a CDS encoding iron-containing alcohol dehydrogenase has protein sequence MKNFTFSVPQEVVFGNGSLAQLPELLHRCRSDRVLLISDRMLEKLGLVKRISDLAEAAGVQLSAFLDVEANPSVQTVEKAAAAYRGFGATSIIALGGGSPMDVAKAVGILVKHGGEITQYEGAHLVPGPIVPLVAIPTTAGTGSEVTAFSVITDHARNYKLSIFSYEIVPRYALLDPSLITSLPAPVAASTGIDAFIHALEAYLSRSASPFSDAMAQKAMELIGGSIRRFVANRQDSEAACAMLSGSMFAGIAFAWARLGNVHAMSHPVSAYFNVPHGIANAILLPVILEYNAMADNGRYRDIYNFISRKKAGDDFAPSVLVDEIRALLRDFDIPGSLSAAGVTAEKIPLMAADAMKSGNILANPRQSTIQDVERLYLSAL, from the coding sequence ATGAAGAACTTTACCTTCAGCGTGCCGCAGGAGGTCGTCTTTGGCAACGGAAGCCTTGCACAGTTGCCGGAGCTGCTGCACAGGTGCCGTTCTGACCGCGTCCTGCTCATTTCGGACCGTATGCTGGAAAAGCTGGGGCTCGTAAAGCGGATCTCCGATCTCGCGGAGGCGGCTGGCGTCCAGCTCTCCGCATTCCTCGATGTGGAAGCGAACCCCTCGGTGCAGACGGTTGAAAAGGCCGCCGCCGCCTATCGTGGATTTGGGGCCACCAGCATCATCGCGCTCGGCGGCGGAAGCCCAATGGACGTTGCCAAGGCAGTCGGAATCCTTGTAAAGCACGGCGGAGAAATCACACAATATGAGGGCGCACACCTGGTGCCCGGGCCGATTGTCCCATTGGTTGCAATCCCCACGACCGCCGGCACCGGAAGCGAAGTAACTGCTTTTTCAGTTATCACCGACCATGCGCGCAACTATAAATTGTCCATCTTCAGTTATGAGATCGTCCCGCGCTACGCGCTGCTCGACCCCAGCCTGATCACATCGCTGCCCGCCCCGGTCGCGGCATCCACCGGAATAGACGCTTTCATCCACGCGCTGGAAGCATACCTCTCCCGCAGCGCGTCGCCCTTTTCCGACGCGATGGCCCAAAAGGCGATGGAACTCATCGGCGGCAGCATCCGCCGCTTTGTGGCCAACCGGCAGGATTCCGAAGCTGCCTGCGCCATGCTGTCCGGGAGCATGTTTGCGGGCATCGCGTTCGCATGGGCCAGGCTCGGCAATGTCCATGCCATGTCCCATCCGGTGAGCGCCTATTTCAATGTGCCGCACGGGATTGCAAACGCCATCCTGCTGCCGGTGATCCTCGAATACAACGCGATGGCCGACAACGGACGCTACCGCGATATCTACAATTTTATCAGCCGTAAAAAAGCGGGCGACGATTTTGCACCATCTGTGCTGGTGGACGAAATCCGCGCTCTGCTGCGGGATTTTGACATCCCGGGATCGCTGTCCGCGGCCGGGGTAACGGCGGAAAAAATCCCGCTGATGGCGGCGGACGCCATGAAAAGCGGAAATATCCTTGCCAACCCGCGTCAAAGCACCATTCAAGATGTGGAGCGGCTCTATCTGTCCGCTCTTTGA